Proteins encoded by one window of uncultured Draconibacterium sp.:
- a CDS encoding lactate racemase domain-containing protein, which translates to MIYFEKGSTEIALNAEDLRNGLFEAFEKMGARQKVLAIPPDYTRLPSRAGELTEFTWEYFGERLTDVLPALGTHTPMTMEQISHMFGKMPTELIREHDWRNDVITLGTVPAEFVKKVSEGAVNYSWPAQVNKILVEGNYDLILSIGQVVPHEVVGMANYNKNIFVGTGGAEGINKSHYIGAAYGMERMMGRADTPVRKVFNYASENFSNHLPIVYVQTVVGLNDDGKLQTYGLFIGDDFDVFDKAAKLSLEVNFEMVEKPIKKAVVWLDPTEFKSTWLGNKSIYRTRMALADGAELIVLAPALKEFGEDPQIDALIRKYGYFGTPHTLKLVKENEDLQNNLGAAAHLIHGSSEGRFNITYCPGKGKENVTQQEIESVGFKFGDYDEVTAKYDPKKLKDGFNIMNDGEEVFYISNPAIGLWAYRERFDY; encoded by the coding sequence ATGATATATTTCGAAAAAGGATCTACTGAAATAGCACTCAATGCTGAAGATCTGAGAAATGGCCTTTTCGAAGCCTTTGAAAAAATGGGAGCCAGACAAAAAGTTTTAGCAATTCCACCGGATTACACACGTCTTCCCTCTCGTGCTGGCGAGCTCACAGAATTTACCTGGGAATATTTTGGTGAACGCTTAACCGACGTTCTTCCTGCCCTGGGCACGCATACGCCAATGACAATGGAACAAATCAGCCACATGTTTGGAAAAATGCCAACTGAACTGATTCGTGAACACGACTGGAGAAACGACGTGATCACGTTAGGAACCGTTCCTGCAGAATTTGTAAAAAAGGTTTCGGAAGGAGCTGTAAATTATTCATGGCCGGCACAGGTGAATAAAATTCTGGTTGAGGGTAATTACGATCTGATATTATCGATTGGTCAGGTTGTTCCGCACGAAGTGGTCGGTATGGCCAATTACAATAAAAATATATTTGTGGGTACCGGTGGTGCTGAAGGCATAAACAAAAGCCATTACATTGGTGCTGCCTACGGTATGGAACGAATGATGGGCCGTGCAGATACGCCTGTTCGTAAAGTTTTTAATTACGCCTCCGAGAATTTTTCCAATCATCTTCCAATCGTTTATGTGCAGACCGTTGTTGGATTAAATGATGATGGCAAACTGCAAACGTACGGACTCTTTATCGGCGACGATTTTGATGTTTTTGATAAAGCTGCAAAACTTTCGCTCGAGGTAAACTTCGAGATGGTAGAAAAACCAATTAAAAAGGCTGTAGTCTGGCTCGATCCTACCGAATTTAAAAGTACATGGCTGGGCAATAAAAGTATCTATCGCACGCGAATGGCATTGGCCGATGGCGCCGAATTGATCGTTTTGGCTCCTGCACTGAAGGAATTTGGTGAAGACCCGCAAATTGATGCGCTTATCCGTAAATATGGCTACTTTGGAACGCCTCACACGTTAAAACTGGTAAAAGAAAACGAAGATCTGCAAAATAACCTGGGGGCTGCTGCGCACCTGATACATGGTTCATCTGAAGGGCGTTTTAATATCACCTATTGTCCGGGTAAAGGGAAAGAGAATGTAACCCAACAGGAGATTGAGAGTGTTGGATTTAAGTTTGGCGATTACGATGAAGTGACAGCAAAATATGATCCTAAGAAACTAAAAGACGGCTTCAATATCATGAATGATGGAGAAGAAGTATTTTATATTTCAAATCCGGCAATTGGACTTTGGGCATATCGCGAACGATTTGATTATTAA
- the pdxB gene encoding 4-phosphoerythronate dehydrogenase PdxB, whose protein sequence is MKIIIDNKIPYIKGALEPFAEVVYLPGNETTPEVVKDADAIITRTRTICNAKLLRGSKVKYIATATIGFDHIDTDYCREAGIEWTNAPGCNAESVNQYISSALCSWAMRKRTDLTGLTIGIVGVGNVGKRVAKTCRILGMNVLLNDPPRKRTEGSDEFVSLEKIQNEADIISFHVPLNMTGQDATFHMVDEVFLQNLKKNPLIINSCRGEVCDSEAIYNAIEANDIKGFIADCWENEPEINLDLLNLCEYGTPHIAGYSKDGKANGTKMSVQAISKFFDLGINNWAPTDVELPTTTTIEIDGIQRREYSILAEAILSTYDIENDDDDLRDSPLKFEQLRGDYPVRREFDTYTIEAKNIETKSLEKLEKLGFQIKNK, encoded by the coding sequence ATGAAAATTATAATTGATAACAAGATACCATATATAAAAGGTGCACTTGAACCTTTTGCAGAGGTAGTTTACCTACCGGGAAATGAAACCACACCGGAGGTTGTTAAAGACGCTGATGCAATTATTACGCGAACAAGAACCATTTGCAATGCGAAATTGCTTCGGGGTTCTAAAGTTAAATATATAGCAACCGCAACCATCGGCTTCGATCACATTGATACAGATTACTGCAGAGAAGCAGGAATTGAATGGACAAATGCTCCGGGTTGTAATGCAGAGAGTGTAAATCAGTACATTTCTTCTGCGTTGTGCTCATGGGCAATGCGAAAAAGAACCGACCTTACCGGATTAACAATCGGAATTGTTGGTGTGGGAAATGTAGGAAAACGTGTTGCAAAAACTTGTCGAATTCTAGGAATGAACGTTCTGTTGAACGATCCTCCGCGTAAGAGAACAGAAGGAAGTGATGAATTTGTATCGTTGGAAAAGATTCAAAATGAGGCAGATATTATCAGCTTTCATGTTCCGTTGAATATGACCGGACAAGACGCTACTTTTCACATGGTAGATGAAGTCTTTTTGCAGAACCTCAAAAAAAATCCGTTGATAATAAATTCCTGTCGAGGAGAGGTTTGTGATTCAGAAGCCATATACAATGCCATTGAAGCCAATGATATTAAAGGTTTTATAGCCGATTGCTGGGAGAATGAACCGGAGATAAACCTCGATCTTTTAAACCTTTGCGAATACGGTACACCACATATTGCCGGCTACTCAAAAGATGGGAAAGCTAATGGTACAAAAATGAGTGTGCAGGCAATCAGCAAATTTTTTGACCTGGGAATCAACAATTGGGCACCAACAGATGTTGAACTTCCGACAACTACGACCATCGAGATTGATGGCATTCAACGCCGTGAATATTCAATTCTGGCAGAAGCCATTTTGAGCACTTACGACATTGAAAATGATGATGACGATCTACGCGATTCACCACTCAAATTTGAACAGTTGAGAGGAGATTATCCTGTACGCCGAGAGTTTGACACATATACCATCGAAGCAAAAAATATTGAAACTAAATCATTGGAGAAACTAGAAAAATTAGGTTTTCAGATTAAAAACAAATAA
- the gnd gene encoding decarboxylating NADP(+)-dependent phosphogluconate dehydrogenase, translating into MKKLADIGLIGLAVMGENLVLNMESKGYTVAVYNRTVEKVDKFVNGRGAGKNFIGAHSIEEFCASLEKPRKVMMLVKAGQPVDAFIDMVIPHLEPGDIIIDGGNSHFPDTIRRTEYVESKGLLYIGTGVSGGEEGALKGPSIMPGGSPDAWPHVKEIFQAVSAKVESGEPCCDWVGEGGAGHFVKMVHNGIEYGDMQIITEAYQLMKELLGMSNDEMHEVFKKWNEGILDSYLIEITRDILGYKDENGEETVEMILDTAGQKGTGKWTGISALDLGIPLTLIGESVFSRCLSAQKDLRVQASKVIEGPKPEFKGDKQQFIDDIESALLGAKIISYAQGYNLMMEAASEHGWNLNYGGIALMWRGGCIIRSVFLGDIKKAFDNNPELPNLLLDPFFKQKVEEAQAGWRRVCATALSNGIPVPALTSALCYFDGFRSERLPANLLQAQRDYFGAHTYERVDKPRGEFFHTNWTGRGGDTASSTYNA; encoded by the coding sequence ATGAAGAAATTAGCAGATATTGGTTTGATCGGGTTAGCCGTAATGGGCGAAAACCTGGTACTGAACATGGAAAGCAAAGGTTACACAGTGGCCGTATACAATCGCACAGTTGAGAAAGTTGACAAATTTGTAAATGGCAGAGGAGCCGGTAAAAACTTTATCGGGGCGCACTCAATCGAAGAGTTTTGTGCCTCGTTGGAGAAACCTCGTAAAGTAATGATGCTGGTAAAAGCAGGGCAACCTGTGGATGCCTTCATCGACATGGTAATTCCCCACCTTGAGCCGGGCGACATTATTATCGATGGCGGTAATTCACATTTCCCTGATACCATTCGCCGCACGGAATATGTGGAAAGCAAAGGTTTGCTTTACATCGGAACGGGAGTTTCGGGAGGTGAAGAAGGTGCTTTGAAAGGTCCTTCGATTATGCCCGGAGGATCGCCGGATGCATGGCCACACGTTAAAGAAATTTTCCAGGCTGTTTCGGCAAAAGTTGAAAGCGGCGAACCTTGTTGCGACTGGGTTGGCGAAGGTGGTGCCGGTCATTTCGTAAAAATGGTACACAACGGAATTGAATACGGCGATATGCAGATTATTACCGAAGCTTACCAGTTAATGAAAGAATTACTGGGAATGAGCAACGATGAAATGCACGAAGTATTCAAAAAATGGAACGAAGGTATTTTAGATAGCTACCTGATTGAAATTACCCGAGACATTCTTGGTTATAAAGATGAGAATGGCGAAGAAACGGTTGAAATGATCCTCGATACCGCCGGACAAAAAGGGACCGGAAAATGGACAGGTATTTCAGCGCTTGATCTGGGAATTCCTTTAACACTGATCGGCGAATCGGTTTTCTCAAGATGTCTATCAGCTCAGAAAGATTTGCGTGTTCAGGCATCAAAAGTTATTGAAGGTCCGAAACCTGAATTTAAAGGCGACAAACAACAATTTATCGACGATATAGAAAGTGCATTGTTGGGTGCAAAAATTATTTCATACGCACAAGGCTACAACCTGATGATGGAAGCTGCCAGCGAACATGGATGGAACCTGAATTATGGTGGAATTGCGTTGATGTGGCGCGGTGGCTGCATCATTCGTTCCGTATTCCTTGGAGATATCAAAAAAGCATTCGATAACAATCCGGAGCTGCCTAACTTATTGCTTGATCCGTTCTTTAAACAAAAAGTAGAAGAAGCCCAGGCAGGATGGCGCCGCGTATGTGCAACAGCATTGTCTAATGGCATTCCTGTACCGGCATTAACATCGGCACTGTGTTATTTTGATGGATTCCGCAGCGAACGTTTGCCTGCTAATTTACTCCAGGCTCAACGCGATTATTTCGGAGCACATACCTACGAAAGAGTGGACAAACCACGCGGCGAGTTTTTCCACACTAACTGGACAGGTCGTGGTGGCGACACAGCATCGTCAACTTACAACGCTTAA
- a CDS encoding sugar kinase, translating into MKLKQNCKYAMLVPTSMGTRITPENGQPVHSSDRFTLYATSAETNVASIASYLGLPVKVLTTFVKDSPIAKFIQSNLKSRHMDYEGPEVEQENPWGVRHQINIADSGYGSRGPRVFNDRAGEVGRTLNVKDFDLERIFGEEGVQIVHLSGLIGALSPETTQFCLEVARAAKKHGTKISFDLNHRASFWKGREEQLRKDFTEIASVSDILIGNEEDFQLCFGIEGPAAGGEGLNAKIDGFKGLITRVKETFPNASVFATTLREVISVNEHLWGAIMLEGDNWHVVEPRTIRVLDRIGGGDGFVGGMLYGILKGWEPEKWPQFGWATGALATTFLTDYAQPADEEQVWSVWGGNARVKR; encoded by the coding sequence ATGAAACTGAAACAAAATTGTAAATATGCCATGCTGGTTCCAACGAGTATGGGAACACGCATTACTCCTGAAAACGGGCAACCCGTTCACTCAAGCGATAGGTTCACCTTATATGCTACCAGTGCCGAAACCAATGTTGCAAGTATCGCTTCATACCTGGGTTTGCCGGTGAAAGTTCTCACCACTTTTGTAAAAGACAGTCCTATTGCAAAATTTATACAAAGCAATTTAAAATCCCGTCACATGGATTATGAAGGCCCTGAAGTGGAACAGGAAAATCCGTGGGGTGTTCGCCATCAGATAAACATTGCCGACAGTGGTTATGGCAGTCGCGGACCACGTGTTTTTAACGATCGTGCCGGAGAAGTTGGTCGCACATTAAATGTGAAAGACTTCGATCTGGAGCGTATTTTTGGCGAAGAAGGCGTGCAAATTGTACACTTGTCGGGACTGATTGGTGCACTTTCGCCTGAGACAACGCAATTTTGTTTAGAAGTAGCAAGAGCAGCCAAAAAACACGGGACTAAGATTTCGTTCGACCTGAATCACCGGGCTTCATTCTGGAAAGGTCGCGAGGAACAACTTCGCAAGGACTTTACTGAAATTGCATCAGTTTCTGATATTCTTATCGGCAATGAAGAAGATTTTCAGCTCTGTTTTGGAATTGAAGGTCCTGCAGCCGGTGGCGAAGGATTAAACGCCAAAATCGATGGTTTTAAAGGACTTATCACCCGCGTAAAAGAAACATTTCCTAACGCTTCTGTTTTTGCAACAACACTCCGGGAAGTTATTAGCGTAAACGAACACCTTTGGGGAGCCATAATGTTGGAAGGCGATAACTGGCATGTGGTTGAACCACGTACCATTCGCGTACTCGACCGAATTGGTGGTGGCGACGGTTTTGTTGGCGGAATGCTTTATGGAATATTAAAAGGCTGGGAACCTGAAAAATGGCCACAATTTGGCTGGGCAACAGGTGCACTGGCAACAACATTTTTAACCGACTATGCTCAACCTGCCGATGAAGAACAGGTTTGGAGTGTTTGGGGCGGTAATGCACGCGTTAAACGTTAA
- a CDS encoding SDR family oxidoreductase, with protein MEALSFNDLKGKVCVITGGAGVLGTAMVKAIASVGTKIAIADINKEVADKVAAEIAAESGAEVIGIAANVLDKESLEFAKDEINKQLGPIDILINGAGGNSPQATTKVETMTEENMDNLEDTFYGLEMEGFDKVFALNFKGTLLPTMVFTRDMLINKKGVVLNVSSMNSYKPLTKIPAYSAAKASINNFTEWLSVHLAKVGIRVNAIAPGFFITHQNRFLVMDERTGNYSPRGQKIVDNTPMGKFGEPEDLQGATLFLISDVSNFITGIVIPVDGGYSAFGGV; from the coding sequence ATGGAAGCACTATCATTTAACGATTTAAAAGGCAAAGTATGTGTAATTACAGGAGGTGCAGGAGTTTTGGGTACCGCCATGGTAAAAGCAATCGCTTCGGTTGGAACCAAAATCGCAATTGCCGACATTAATAAAGAAGTGGCCGATAAAGTAGCAGCAGAGATAGCTGCCGAATCAGGAGCCGAAGTGATTGGTATAGCTGCCAATGTACTCGATAAAGAATCGCTTGAATTTGCCAAAGATGAAATCAACAAACAACTGGGGCCAATCGATATTCTGATTAATGGTGCCGGCGGAAATAGTCCACAGGCAACAACTAAAGTGGAGACCATGACCGAGGAAAACATGGACAACCTGGAGGATACCTTTTATGGTTTGGAAATGGAAGGTTTCGACAAGGTTTTTGCCCTGAATTTTAAAGGGACTTTGCTACCAACGATGGTTTTTACACGCGATATGCTAATAAATAAAAAAGGCGTGGTGCTTAATGTTTCGTCGATGAATTCGTATAAACCACTTACAAAAATTCCGGCGTACTCGGCTGCAAAAGCGTCAATCAATAATTTCACGGAGTGGTTATCCGTGCATCTTGCAAAAGTTGGCATCCGCGTAAATGCAATCGCTCCGGGCTTTTTTATCACACACCAAAACCGCTTTTTGGTGATGGATGAAAGAACAGGTAACTACTCTCCTCGCGGACAGAAAATTGTTGACAACACACCAATGGGAAAATTTGGAGAACCTGAAGATTTACAGGGCGCAACGCTTTTCCTGATCTCTGATGTATCGAATTTTATTACCGGAATTGTAATTCCTGTTGATGGCGGATACAGCGCATTTGGTGGCGTTTAA
- a CDS encoding Gfo/Idh/MocA family oxidoreductase has protein sequence MSNNSKQKSINWGIIGLGNVTEVKSGPAFYKVKNSKLVAVMRRNTEKAEDYARRHNVPKWYNNGSELINDPEVDAVYIATPPDTHASYAIEALKAGKPVYVEKPMARNYSECQQMLKVAEETKTPLWVAYYRRTLPAFLKVKELIENGSIGKPLMVNIKLFKQAREANQKPEEMHWHVFPEIAGGGYFFDLASHQLDYLDFVFGKITEVKGQAVNLAGLYPAEDTVTGVWKHESGIVGTGSWCFVVDEKSVEDHIQIVGEKGEICLPCFTHGDVIVKNQKGTEKLSFKNPKHISQNLVEQVVNELLGNGKCVSTAQSAARTSWVLDELVKDYYAEPQ, from the coding sequence TTGAGTAATAACAGCAAGCAAAAAAGCATCAACTGGGGAATAATCGGTTTAGGAAATGTAACAGAAGTTAAGAGTGGGCCGGCTTTTTACAAGGTCAAAAACTCAAAATTGGTTGCCGTTATGCGCCGAAATACCGAAAAGGCTGAAGATTATGCCCGTCGTCATAATGTGCCAAAATGGTACAACAATGGATCAGAGTTGATAAATGATCCGGAAGTAGATGCAGTATATATTGCCACTCCTCCTGACACCCATGCATCGTATGCCATTGAAGCGCTAAAAGCCGGCAAACCGGTTTACGTTGAAAAACCAATGGCGCGCAACTATTCCGAATGTCAGCAGATGCTTAAAGTTGCTGAAGAAACAAAAACTCCGCTGTGGGTGGCCTATTACCGGCGAACTTTACCTGCCTTTTTAAAAGTAAAAGAATTGATAGAAAATGGCAGCATTGGCAAACCATTAATGGTGAATATTAAATTGTTCAAACAAGCTCGCGAAGCCAATCAAAAACCGGAAGAAATGCACTGGCATGTTTTTCCTGAAATTGCCGGTGGCGGCTATTTTTTCGATCTGGCCTCACATCAACTGGATTACCTTGATTTTGTATTTGGAAAAATCACCGAAGTAAAGGGACAGGCAGTTAATCTGGCTGGCCTCTACCCTGCTGAAGATACAGTTACAGGAGTATGGAAACACGAATCAGGAATTGTTGGAACAGGAAGCTGGTGTTTTGTAGTTGATGAAAAATCGGTGGAAGATCATATTCAGATTGTCGGAGAAAAAGGCGAAATTTGTTTGCCTTGTTTCACGCATGGCGACGTTATTGTAAAAAACCAAAAAGGAACAGAAAAACTAAGTTTTAAGAATCCGAAGCACATCTCGCAAAACCTCGTTGAACAGGTTGTAAATGAATTACTGGGAAATGGAAAATGTGTAAGCACCGCTCAATCGGCAGCCCGCACAAGTTGGGTACTTGATGAGTTGGTGAAAGATTATTATGCTGAACCACAATAG